A part of Setaria viridis chromosome 8, Setaria_viridis_v4.0, whole genome shotgun sequence genomic DNA contains:
- the LOC117866574 gene encoding dolabradiene monooxygenase, with product MEDKALLAAVSVFALLVVLSKLKSLLVTKPKLNLPPGPWTLPVIGSLHHLVTSPNFYRAMRRLAQKHGPVMMLRLGEIPMLVASSPEAAMEVMKTHDIIFADRYRNPTINALAFDGDEITFAPYGERWRQLRKICTLELLSTARVQSLGHIREDEVARFMENIAASAGAGAAVDVTKMISRFINDTIVRESVGSRSKYQDEFIDAMHTALHQTSGLAVADLFPSSRLMRFLDTAPRKVLACRKRMERIVEQVIEEKKEAMDRGDDGQAVAGHDGFLNVLLRLQKERSTPIPVTNDIIVKLVFDMVGAGTDTSSTMLNWCMTELVRSPAVMAKAQAEVRKVFKGKSAITEDDLKGLSYLKLVMKEALRLRTPGPLLVPRLCRETCKVMGYDIPKGTVVFTNVWAICRDPKYWDDPEEFKPERFENSHLDYKGTCYEFLPFGAGRRICPGINLGVANVELALASLIYHFDWKLPAGMKPEDIDVMEVPGLVARKKTSLILHPVTRIHPVNA from the exons ATGGAGGACAaggcgctcctcgccgccgtgtcCGTGTTCGCTCTTCTCGTCGTCCTGTCCAAGCTCAAGTCCCTGCTCGTCACGAAGCCAAAGCTTAACCTGCCACCGGGGCCATGGACGCTGCCGGTGATCGGCAGCCTGCACCACCTCGTCACCAGCCCAAACTTCTACCGCGCGATGCGCAGGCTGGCGCAGAAGCACGGGCCGGTCATGATGCTCCGGCTCGGCGAGATCCCGATGCTGGTGGCGTCGTCGCCGGAGGCCGCGATGGAGGTCATGAAGACGCACGACATCATATTCGCCGACAGGTACAGGAACCCCACCATCAACGCGCTCGCCTTCGACGGGGACGAGATCACGTTCGCGCCCtacggcgagcggtggcgccaGCTCCGCAAGATCTGCACGCTGGAGCTTCTGAGCACCGCCCGGGTGCAATCGCTCGGGCACATCCGCGAGGACGAGGTGGCGCGATTCATGGAGAACATCGCCGCGTctgcgggcgccggcgccgccgtcgacgtgACCAAGATGATTTCAAGGTTCATTAACGACACCATCGTGAGGGAGTCGGTCGGCAGCCGGTCCAAGTACCAAGACGAGTTCATCGACGCCATGCACACGGCCTTGCACCAGACATCAGGACTGGCCGTCGCTGACCTCTTCCCGTCCTCGAGGCTCATGAGGTTTCTCGACACGGCGCCGCGTAAGGTCCTCGCGTGCCGGAAAAGGATGGAGCGCATCGTCGAGCAGGTCatagaggagaagaaggaagccatggaccgcggcgacgacggccaggCGGTGGCCGGGCACGACGGCTTCCTCAATGTCCTGCTAAGGCTCCAGAAGGAGCGCAGCACGCCCATCCCTGTCACCAACGACATCATCGTGAAGTTGGTCTTT GACATGGTTGGTGCCGGCACTGACACCTCGTCGACCATGCTGAACTGGTGCATGACGGAGCTTGTCCGGTCACCGGCGGTGATGGCGAAAGCGCAGGCCGAGGTTCGGAAGGTCTTCAAGGGGAAGAGTGCCATCACCGAGGACGACCTCAAAGGGCTCAGCTACCTCAAGCTGGTGATGAAGGAAGCCCTCCGGCTGCGCACCCCGGGTCCCCTTCTAGTTCCGAGGCTTTGCCGCGAGACATGCAAGGTCATGGGCTATGACATTCCCAAGGGCACGGTTGTATTCACCAATGTGTGGGCGATTTGCAGGGACCCCAAGTATTGGGACGATCCGGAGGAGTTCAAGCCGGAGCGTTTCGAAAATAGTCATTTGGACTATAAGGGAACGTGTTATGAGttccttccatttggagctggCCGTCGGATTTGCCCGGGGATAAACCTCGGGGTGGCTAACGTTGAGCTCGCGCTTGCGAGCCTTATATACCACTTTGATTGGAAGCTGCCTGCTGGAATGAAGCCCGAGGACATAGATGTAATGGAAGTTCCAGGGTTAGTCGCGCGTAAGAAAACAAGCCTGATCTTGCACCCTGTTACTCGCATTCATCCAGTTAATGCGTAA